In Bacillota bacterium, the following proteins share a genomic window:
- a CDS encoding translation elongation factor Ts, protein FIKDPDRKIKELLVEKIAKIGENIGVKRFARFALGEGGAKES, encoded by the coding sequence CATTCATCAAGGACCCCGACCGGAAGATCAAGGAGTTGCTGGTGGAGAAGATCGCGAAGATCGGCGAGAACATCGGTGTCAAGCGTTTTGCCCGCTTTGCCCTGGGCGAAGGCGGGGCCAAGGAGTCCTGA
- the pyrH gene encoding UMP kinase gives MEGTRYRRVVLKLSGEAFGGTAGFGIVPEVVETVANQLKEVRGMGVDVAIVVGGGNIWRGASGSLKGMDQATADYMGMLATVINSLALQDALEKMGVDTRVQTAIEMRSVAEPYIRRKAIHHLEKGRVVIFAGGTGNPYFSTDTAAALRAAEIEAEVVLKATKEEGVYDSDPRKNPAAVKFDRLTYLDVLNKGLKVMDSTAASLCMDNKIPIVVFNLNRQGNIKRVIMGETVGTYVGGEK, from the coding sequence ATGGAAGGCACAAGATACCGGCGGGTCGTGCTCAAGCTCAGCGGTGAGGCGTTCGGCGGGACGGCCGGCTTCGGCATCGTCCCGGAGGTCGTCGAGACCGTCGCCAACCAGTTGAAAGAGGTCCGGGGAATGGGCGTCGACGTGGCCATCGTCGTCGGCGGGGGCAACATCTGGCGCGGGGCTTCCGGCAGCCTCAAGGGCATGGATCAGGCGACCGCGGACTACATGGGGATGCTGGCCACGGTCATCAACTCCCTGGCTCTCCAGGATGCCCTGGAGAAGATGGGCGTCGACACGCGGGTCCAGACGGCCATCGAGATGCGTTCGGTGGCCGAGCCTTACATCCGCCGCAAGGCCATCCACCACCTCGAGAAAGGCAGAGTGGTCATCTTCGCCGGCGGGACCGGCAACCCTTACTTCTCGACGGACACGGCGGCCGCCCTGCGGGCCGCCGAGATCGAGGCCGAGGTGGTCCTGAAGGCGACCAAGGAGGAGGGGGTCTACGATTCGGACCCGCGGAAGAACCCCGCCGCCGTGAAGTTCGATCGCCTGACCTACCTTGATGTCCTGAACAAGGGTCTGAAGGTGATGGATTCCACGGCCGCCTCGTTGTGCATGGACAACAAGATCCCGATCGTCGTCTTCAACCTGAACCGCCAGGGGAACATCAAGCGGGTGATCATGGGAGAGACCGTTGGAACCTATGTCGGAGGGGAGAAATGA
- the frr gene encoding ribosome recycling factor, whose amino-acid sequence MVKDVLKETEDKMKRTAELFRKELAGLRAGRATPALLERVLVDYYGTPTPVNQMANISVPEPRLLVIQPWDKGQVPVIERAILKSDLGLTPKSDAGLIRLVIPPLNEERRRDLVKQINRKAEEQRVALRNVRRDANDFLKDLEKEDEITEDEHRRGQEEVQKLTDKYIAEVDSIIRAKEKEIMEV is encoded by the coding sequence ATGGTCAAGGACGTCTTGAAGGAAACCGAGGACAAGATGAAGCGGACGGCCGAACTGTTTCGCAAGGAACTGGCCGGTCTGCGGGCCGGCCGGGCGACCCCGGCCCTCCTGGAACGCGTCCTGGTGGACTACTACGGGACGCCGACCCCGGTCAATCAGATGGCCAACATTTCCGTGCCCGAACCGCGCCTCCTGGTCATCCAACCGTGGGACAAGGGTCAGGTCCCGGTGATCGAACGGGCCATCCTCAAGTCCGACCTGGGGTTGACCCCGAAGTCTGATGCCGGCCTGATCCGGCTGGTCATCCCGCCCCTCAATGAGGAGCGCCGCCGCGACCTCGTCAAGCAGATCAACAGGAAGGCCGAGGAACAGCGGGTGGCTCTGCGGAACGTCCGCCGGGACGCCAACGACTTCCTCAAGGACCTCGAGAAGGAAGACGAGATCACTGAGGACGAACACCGCCGCGGTCAGGAAGAGGTCCAGAAGCTGACCGACAAGTACATCGCCGAAGTAGACAGTATCATCAGGGCCAAGGAGAAGGAGATCATGGAGGTTTGA
- a CDS encoding isoprenyl transferase — protein sequence MPPDKKGRRASAGTGQGLPTPGPVPRHVAIIMDGNGRWARKRALPRVLGHRAGAESIRDVIRACRAWGIRYLTLFAFSTENWKRPAGEVAALMDLIVEYLDRELAELMREGVKVRIIGRPGELPPAARAKVAAAVEATRDNSHLVVAFALNYGGRRAIVEAGRQLANEAREGLLDPADITEETFAAHLDTAGLPDPDLLIRPSGELRISNFLLWEVAYTEFWFSSVLWPDFRREHLWAAVEDFRRRRRTYGALPEQKE from the coding sequence GTGCCCCCCGACAAGAAGGGCCGCCGGGCTTCGGCCGGGACGGGCCAGGGTCTGCCGACCCCCGGCCCGGTGCCCCGACACGTGGCCATCATCATGGACGGTAATGGGCGCTGGGCTAGGAAGCGAGCATTGCCGCGGGTGCTCGGCCACCGGGCGGGGGCGGAATCCATCCGCGACGTGATCAGAGCCTGCCGTGCCTGGGGAATCCGCTATCTGACCCTGTTCGCCTTCTCCACTGAGAACTGGAAACGTCCGGCCGGCGAAGTGGCCGCTTTAATGGACTTGATCGTCGAGTACCTCGACCGGGAGTTGGCCGAGCTGATGCGCGAAGGGGTCAAGGTCCGGATCATTGGCCGCCCCGGCGAACTTCCCCCGGCCGCCAGGGCCAAGGTGGCCGCCGCCGTTGAGGCGACTCGGGACAACTCCCATCTCGTGGTCGCCTTCGCCTTGAACTACGGAGGACGGCGGGCGATCGTCGAGGCCGGCCGTCAACTGGCCAACGAGGCCCGCGAGGGTCTCCTGGACCCGGCCGACATCACTGAGGAGACCTTCGCGGCCCACCTGGACACGGCCGGTCTCCCCGATCCGGACCTGCTCATCCGACCCAGCGGTGAGCTGCGAATATCGAACTTCCTCCTCTGGGAGGTCGCCTACACCGAATTCTGGTTCTCCTCGGTTCTCTGGCCGGACTTCCGCCGCGAGCACCTATGGGCGGCGGTCGAGGACTTCCGCCGCCGCCGGAGGACCTATGGCGCCTTGCCCGAGCAGAAAGAGTGA
- a CDS encoding phosphatidate cytidylyltransferase, which translates to MLKTRFVTAALGLPIMAAAVYWGGAPLFVLLWAISLVAQSEFWAMLGEKAIRGERLAAAGLSAAVVAAGVAGREDLFPPVVAAFVIVALGVQVWRRPAYTVLDAFVTMAGALYLGYLVAYLGLLRSVGVWPLAATIAATWATDTSAYFAGRWFGRRKLCPDLSPGKTVAGAAGGLLGGLAIGGLMAFYLIGAGPAGAVGFGLFVSLGGQMGDLVESSVKRFAGVKDAGRILPGHGGVLDRFDSLLLSAPVAYYFLRLLAAVGR; encoded by the coding sequence TTGTTGAAGACCAGGTTCGTCACCGCCGCCTTGGGCCTCCCGATCATGGCGGCCGCGGTGTACTGGGGCGGAGCCCCTCTTTTTGTTCTCCTGTGGGCGATCAGCCTGGTGGCCCAAAGCGAGTTTTGGGCCATGCTAGGCGAAAAGGCCATCCGCGGCGAGAGGCTCGCCGCCGCCGGCCTATCCGCGGCCGTGGTGGCCGCGGGAGTGGCCGGCCGGGAGGACCTCTTCCCACCGGTCGTGGCCGCCTTCGTCATCGTCGCCCTCGGCGTCCAAGTCTGGCGGAGGCCCGCATACACTGTGCTGGATGCTTTCGTCACCATGGCCGGGGCCCTCTACCTGGGCTACCTGGTGGCCTACCTGGGCCTCCTGCGCTCGGTCGGGGTCTGGCCCCTGGCGGCGACCATTGCCGCCACGTGGGCCACCGATACTTCGGCCTATTTCGCCGGGCGCTGGTTCGGCCGACGAAAGCTCTGTCCGGACCTGAGCCCCGGAAAGACGGTCGCCGGGGCGGCGGGAGGACTCCTCGGCGGGCTGGCCATCGGCGGCTTGATGGCCTTCTACCTGATCGGCGCGGGGCCCGCCGGGGCCGTCGGTTTTGGACTTTTCGTCAGCCTGGGCGGTCAAATGGGGGACCTGGTCGAGTCCTCGGTCAAGCGCTTTGCGGGGGTCAAGGACGCCGGCCGGATCCTCCCCGGGCACGGCGGCGTCCTCGACCGCTTTGATTCCTTACTCCTCAGCGCCCCGG